The following proteins are co-located in the Streptobacillus canis genome:
- a CDS encoding 5'-methylthioadenosine/adenosylhomocysteine nucleosidase — protein MIGIIGAMHEEITVIKNEMKNITEKVVNGNTFYLGLLNNKEVVLVECGIGMVNAAIITTLLVKEFNVEKIYFSGVAGSTSEKLKIGDIVISTKLQEYLFDVTEFGHEKGVIPRMETSLFRPGKILDESMEKLKGENVYFGGIISGDKFISNAKEKITIGKEFDAMCVDMESASVAHSAYLLGVDFLIIRSISDTVTDESGMEFFEFVNIAAENSKKILTKLI, from the coding sequence ATGATAGGAATAATAGGTGCTATGCACGAAGAGATAACTGTAATAAAAAATGAAATGAAGAATATTACAGAAAAAGTTGTAAATGGTAATACATTTTATTTAGGATTATTAAATAATAAAGAGGTAGTTTTAGTTGAATGTGGAATTGGAATGGTTAATGCAGCTATTATTACAACATTATTAGTTAAAGAATTTAATGTTGAAAAAATATATTTTTCAGGAGTAGCAGGATCTACTTCAGAAAAATTAAAAATAGGGGATATTGTAATTTCAACTAAATTACAAGAATATTTATTTGATGTAACAGAATTTGGACATGAAAAAGGTGTAATTCCAAGAATGGAAACGTCATTATTTAGACCTGGGAAAATACTTGATGAAAGTATGGAAAAACTAAAAGGTGAAAATGTATATTTTGGTGGAATAATTTCAGGTGATAAATTTATTTCAAATGCAAAAGAAAAAATAACAATCGGAAAAGAATTTGATGCAATGTGTGTAGATATGGAATCTGCATCTGTGGCACATTCAGCATATCTTTTAGGAGTAGATTTTTTAATTATTAGATCTATTTCTGATACTGTCACAGATGAATCTGGAATGGAGTTTTTCGAATTTGTAAATATTGCTGCAGAAAATTCAAAAAAAATACTTACTAAATTAATATAG
- a CDS encoding glycosyltransferase produces the protein MKIGLFSDTYLPHANGVAVCVDTLRKGLENLGHEVYVITCNDSFKLEKDGNVYRLPSFLLKDFYNYSFTGPFHFRGFNEIRKLKLDVIHIHTEFGVAILGRMIAKVLGIPLVYTYHTMLEDYTHYINFMNISILDKPSVRFVEMISKIYCYPSNTVIVPSKKTYDVLMKYSVKNNDVRVLPSGIDLERFRNPNYENIQRIKDEYNLKDKKVMIYLGRVAKEKNIEIILETIKVRKDLTLLVVGEGPELKHFQEKYNYQNIIFCGKKEYSEVADYYNVADAFISASTTETQGLTFIEAMSTGKVLFCSDKVVLKDLLYEGENGYFFENEEELNKKIDTFYSLNEQQRKDMRDKSLEISKRYDLDVFVRKIVDIYENNLGKVYRIKQIKLNKDNTFRVQIRNKRYVISKELFDKLALRVNNKIDKVTLNLIRENNI, from the coding sequence ATGAAGATAGGGTTATTTTCAGACACATATTTACCTCATGCAAATGGTGTGGCTGTGTGTGTTGATACATTAAGAAAAGGTTTGGAAAATCTTGGTCATGAAGTTTATGTAATTACCTGTAATGATAGCTTTAAGCTTGAAAAAGATGGAAATGTATATAGATTACCATCATTTTTATTGAAGGATTTCTATAATTATTCATTTACAGGTCCTTTTCATTTTAGAGGATTTAATGAAATTAGAAAATTAAAATTAGATGTAATCCATATACATACAGAATTTGGTGTAGCGATTTTAGGAAGGATGATTGCAAAAGTGTTAGGAATACCTTTAGTATATACTTACCATACTATGCTTGAGGACTATACACACTATATTAATTTTATGAATATTTCTATATTAGATAAACCATCAGTAAGATTTGTAGAAATGATTTCTAAGATATATTGTTATCCATCAAATACTGTAATAGTTCCTTCAAAAAAAACTTATGATGTGTTAATGAAGTATTCTGTTAAGAATAATGATGTAAGAGTATTACCATCTGGAATTGATCTTGAAAGATTTAGAAATCCAAATTATGAAAATATACAAAGAATTAAAGATGAATATAATCTAAAAGATAAAAAAGTAATGATTTATTTAGGAAGAGTGGCTAAAGAAAAAAATATAGAAATAATACTTGAAACTATAAAAGTAAGAAAAGATTTAACATTATTAGTTGTTGGAGAAGGTCCGGAACTTAAACATTTTCAAGAAAAATATAATTATCAAAACATAATATTTTGTGGGAAAAAAGAATATAGTGAAGTTGCAGACTACTATAATGTAGCAGATGCATTCATATCTGCAAGTACGACTGAAACACAAGGTTTAACATTCATTGAAGCAATGTCAACAGGTAAGGTATTATTCTGTAGTGATAAGGTTGTTTTAAAAGATTTATTATACGAAGGTGAAAATGGATATTTCTTTGAAAATGAAGAAGAGTTAAATAAGAAAATCGATACTTTTTATTCATTAAATGAACAACAAAGAAAAGATATGAGAGATAAATCATTAGAAATATCAAAAAGATACGATTTAGATGTTTTTGTTAGAAAAATTGTAGATATCTATGAAAATAATTTGGGTAAAGTTTATAGAATAAAACAAATTAAGCTTAATAAAGATAATACATTTAGAGTTCAAATTAGAAACAAAAGATATGTAATTAGTAAAGAGTTGTTTGATAAATTAGCCTTAAGAGTTAATAATAAAATTGATAAAGTTACTTTAAATTTAATTAGAGAAAATAATATATAA